A genome region from Cyprinus carpio isolate SPL01 chromosome B23, ASM1834038v1, whole genome shotgun sequence includes the following:
- the LOC109063349 gene encoding protein reprimo-like: MNVSHGLLNRTMSTAKQPLESVRGCCSNFSVITSDGLGSPIQDERDQFIMRLVQIAVLCVLSLTVIFGIFFLGCNLLIKSESMINLLVEDRRPSKDADIMIAA, translated from the coding sequence ATGAATGTTTCCCACGGACTACTGAACCGGACGATGTCTACAGCGAAGCAGCCTTTGGAAAGCGTTCGAGGATGCTGCAGTAACTTCTCGGTGATCACGAGCGACGGGCTCGGGTCACCGATTCAAGACGAGCGCGATCAGTTCATCATGCGTTTGGTGCAGATTGCGGTTCTCTGTGTGCTGTCACTGACGGTCATTTTCGGCATATTTTTCCTCGGGTGCAATCTACTCATCAAGTCTGAGAGTATGATAAATCTGCTGGTGGAAGACAGAAGACCTTCCAAAGATGCGGATATTATGATTGCTGCATAA